One window from the genome of Eucalyptus grandis isolate ANBG69807.140 chromosome 7, ASM1654582v1, whole genome shotgun sequence encodes:
- the LOC120295522 gene encoding loganic acid O-methyltransferase-like codes for MSSSGKEEVAVMESYPMNGGDGTFSYNKNSNFQRVATNVARETINEVIAEKLDIKQFSPALTTFQIADLGCSVGPNTFLAVQNIIEAVRRKYESQGLSSQLPDFQVLFNDHASNDFNTLFASLPSDRPYYAAGVPGSFHGRLFPKASLHFVHSSYALQWLCKVPKELVDPNSPAFNRGRVHYTSAPREVSDAYTSQFAKDMVTFLHARGEEIASGGIMVLVMPGIANGIPYSRVPSGVMFDLLGFSLMDMAKEGIISEAQVDSFNLPVYAPSPDEMTALVESNGCFSIERMDLAAPGSKIDVSFGGHACMLHLRAGMEGIISKHFGSEIIDDLFDRFLEKTNEFSDRLNSAYRQGSQLVAILKRK; via the exons atgagcagCAGCGGCAAGGAGGAGGTGGCGGTTATGGAATCGTACCCGATGAACGGTGGGGATGGCACATTCAGCTACAACAAGAACTCTAATTTCCAG AGAGTGGCAACAAACGTCGCCCGGGAGACAATCAACGAGGTGATCGCAGAGAAGCTCGACATAAAGCAATTTTCTCCTGCTCTGACCACTTTCCAGATCGCGGATTTAGGCTGTTCGGTCGGGCCAAACACCTTCCTTGCAGTCCAAAACATCATAGAGGCAGTCCGACGCAAGTACGAATCACAAGGCCTCTCCTCCCAACTGCCTGATTTCCAAGTCCTGTTCAACGACCACGCGTCCAATGATTTCAACACCCTCTTCGCTTCCCTGCCATCTGACCGACCGTACTACGCAGCTGGTGTGCCAGGATCCTTCCATGGGCGACTGTTCCCCAAGGCGTCCCTCCATTTCGTGCATTCGTCTTATGCGCTTCAATGGCTTTGCAAGGTGCCTAAAGAATTGGTTGATCCAAATTCCCCAGCATTTAACAGGGGAAGAGTTCACTACACAAGTGCTCCCCGCGAAGTGAGCGATGCTTATACATCTCAGTTTGCAAAGGACATGGTGACATTTCTGCACGCTAGAGGTGAGGAAATTGCGAGTGGAGGCATCATGGTTCTAGTCATGCCCGGGATTGCTAATGGCATTCCTTATTCACGTGTACCATCGGGCGTGATGTTCGACCTTTTGGGGTTCAGCTTGATGGATATGGCAAAGGAG GGTATAATAAGTGAGGCTCAGGTGGATTCATTCAATTTACCAGTGTACGCTCCCTCTCCTGACGAGATGACGGCACTAGTAGAGAGCAATGGGTGCTTTAGCATAGAGAGGATGGATTTAGCAGCTCCTGGATCGAAGATCGATGTCTCGTTCGGAGGGCATGCTTGCATGCTGCACTTAAGAGCTGGAATGGAAGGCATCATCAGCAAACATTTTGGAAGCGAGATAATTGACGACCTGTTTGATCGTTTTCTCGAGAAAACCAATGAATTTTCCGACCGTTTAAACTCTGCATATCGTCAAGGAAGCCAACTGGTAGCGATACTGAAGCGCAAATAA
- the LOC104453649 gene encoding LOW QUALITY PROTEIN: RNA-dependent RNA polymerase 1 (The sequence of the model RefSeq protein was modified relative to this genomic sequence to represent the inferred CDS: inserted 2 bases in 2 codons), which yields MGKTINVHGFPSLVTVDTVRGCLEQRTGRGTIYAIKVRQDKRGVRSYAIVQFMNAEHAELIILLASRKDLWYGRSYLTARRVEHDIVQRPRTLLHSMEGITLHFGCQVSSKRFSTLWKGVNVSLNFGIGMRKFCFLLSYYNTEYKLELSYENIWQIELHRARGHKTMYLVIQLYGAPYIRKKVVQDSVDVLVSYLYNFFKDGSDDQWVRAIDFTPSACIGQSSAVCLEIPCEYPLPNFHENFVNYKETDGTFSMENGSPFSCSADLVPIVGPPRGVDLPYEIIFKINLLVQNGCLAGPSLDLSFYQMVDPWRMDMDIILDALDKLFHLKECCYEPSQWLIKQYKKYLTSRHSTKQSSISLDAGLVYVHRVQITPCRVYFFGPEINVSNHVLRSYSEYIDNFIRISFVDEDLDKMYSTDLSPRTASGHGRTDIYERILSILKNGIKIGDKHFEFLAFSSSQLRENSAWMFAPTDGTTAATIRADRGKFSAIRNVAKYAARLGQSLSSSTETLNVGEDEVELIPDIEVKSLVEDMNYIFSDGIGKISGEFARKVARKCGFKGYTPSAFQIRYAGYKGVVAVDPTSCVKLSLRKSMLKYESDETKLNVLGWSKYQPCFLNRQLITLLSTLGVRDHVFEKKQKXAVDQLNAILVDPLRAQEALDLMSPGENGNILKEMLKCGYKPDAEPFLSMMLRTFRATKLSELRTKTRIFLPEGRSMMGCLDETQSLEYGQVFVQYSGRRKQQMWDESIVFIGTDSDQSFVVQGKVVVAKNPCLHPGDVRVLTAIDVPALHHMVDCVVFPQKGKRPHPNECSGSDLDGDIYFVSWDSELIPHHQRQPMDYTPAPSERLDHDVTIEEVEEYFVNYILNDSLGIIANAHTVFADSQPEKAMXPECLDLARLFSIAVDFPKTGVPAVIPPNLYVKEYPDFMEKLDKSSYPSNNVIGKLFREVKEEAYASSSIRKFTLEMARQSYDPEMEVDGFEDYVDDAFYHKGNYDYKLGNLMEYYGIDTEAEILSGCIIKMSKSFTKRRDAESITMAVKSLRKEARTWFNDKGSGSYSEPVDEYAKASAWYHVTYHPEYWGCYNEGLKRDHYLSFPWCVYDKLIQIKKEKRGRMTARKSTLEDYFTRLRLN from the exons ATGGGTAAGACTATAAATGTACACGGATTCCCTTCATTAGTGACTGTAGATACAGTCAGGGGATGCCTGGAGCAAAGGACTGGCAGAGGTACTATTTATGCCATCAAAGTTAGACAGGATAAACGTGGGGTTCGATCATATGCGATTGTCCAATTTATGAACGCTGAACATGCAGAGTTGATTATTTTACTTGCTAGTCGAAAAGATTTGTGGTATGGGCGATCTTATCTAACTGCTCGCAGGGTTGAGCATGATATTGTACAAAGGCCAAGAACCCTTTTGCATTCAATGGAAGGTATCACTTTGCATTTTGGCTGTCAGGTATCAAGTAAAAGGTTCTCTACTCTGTGGAAAGGGGTGAATGTCTCCCTAAATTTTGGGATTGGGATGAGAAAATTCTGCTTCCTTTTATCTTATTACAATACGGAGTATAAGCTCGAGTTATCCTATGAAAATATTTGGCAGATCGAGCTACATCGTGCAAGAGGCCATAAAACAATGTATCTTGTGATTCAG CTGTACGGGGCTCCCTATATTCGTAAAAAAGTTGTTCAGGATTCAGTGGATGTTTTGGTCAGTTATCTCtacaattttttcaaagatGGCTCTGATGACCAGTGGGTGAGAGCAATTGATTTTACTCCCTCAGCTTGCATTGGACAGTCTTCTGCTGTATGTTTAGAAATTCCTTGTGAATATCCACTTCCAAATTTTCATGAGAACTTTGTCAATTATAAGGAAACCGATGGAACGTTTTCTATGGAAAATGGTTCTCCTTTCTCCTGCAGTGCGGATCTAGTTCCAATCGTAGGCCCTCCCAGAGGAGTTGACTTGCCTTATGAGATCAtctttaagataaatttgttagtTCAGAATGGCTGTCTAGCTGGACCTTCTCTTGATTTGTCCTTTTATCAAATGGTTGATCCATGGAGGATGGACATGGAC ATAATCCTAGATGCCTTGGACAAGCTGTTCCATTTGAAAGAATGTTGTTATGAGCCTTCACAGTGGCTGATTAAGCAGTACAAGAAATATCTCACCTCCCGGCATTCTACGAAACAGTCTTCAATATCGTTAGATGCTGGCTTGGTTTATGTACATAGGGTGCAAATAACACCATGTAGGGTGTATTTTTTTGGTCCAGAAATTAATGTCTCAAATCATGTATTGCGGAGTTATTCTGAGTACATTGACAATTTTATCCGTATTTCTTTTGTGGATGAGGACCTGGATAAAATGTATTCAACTGATTTATCTCCTCGCACTGCTTCGGGACATGGGAGAACGGATATATATGAAAGGATCCTTTCTATTCTCAAGAATGGCATAAAAATAGGTGATaagcattttgaatttcttgccTTCTCATCCAGTCAGTTACGCGAAAATTCTGCTTGGATGTTTGCTCCAACAGATGGTACAACTGCTGCAACTATTAGGGCAGATAGGGGTAAATTCAGTGCAATAAGAAATGTGGCAAAATATGCCGCGAGACTTGGCCAATCCTTGAGTTCATCTACCGAAACTCTCAATGTAGGTGAAGATGAAGTTGAACTCATTCCGGATATTGAAGTCAAGTCACTTGTTGAGGATATGAATTATATCTTTTCTGATGGAATTGGGAAGATATCTGGAGAGTTCGCTCGGAAAGTTGCAAGAAAATGTGGCTTCAAGGGCTATACTCCTTCCGCGTTTCAAATTCGCTATGCTGGATATAAAGGTGTTGTAGCGGTTGATCCAACGTCATGTGTTAAACTATCACTCAGAAAGAGCATGTTAAAGTATGAATCAGATGAGACAAAGCTAAATGTCTTGGGATGGAGCAAATATCAGCCTTGCTTTCTTAATCGCCAGTTGATCACTCTTCTATCAACACTTGGCGTTCGAGATCACGTGTtcgagaaaaaacaaa atgctgTAGATCAGCTAAATGCCATTTTAGTTGATCCCCTACGAGCACAAGAGGCTCTAGATTTAATGTCCCCGGGGGAGAATGGTAACATTCTCAAAGAAATGCTAAAGTGTGGTTATAAGCCTGATGCTGAGCCTTTTCTATCGATGATGCTGCGAACATTCAGAGCAACAAAATTGTCTGAATTGCGGACAAAAACGAGGATATTTCTTCCTGAAGGAAGATCAATGATGGGATGCCTTGACGAAACCCAAAGTTTGGAATATGGCCAGGTGTTTGTGCAGTATTCCGGTAGAAGAAAACAACAGATGTGGGATGAGTCAATTGTGTTCATTGGTACTGACTCAGATCAAAGCTTTGTTGTACAGGGAAAAGTAGTTGTTGCCAAGAATCCTTGCTTACATCCAGGTGATGTGCGTGTTCTAACTGCTATAGATGTGCCAGCTTTACATCATATGGTGGATTGTGTTGTTTTTCCACAGAAGGGAAAAAG GCCTCATCCAAATGAGTGTTCAGGGAGTGATTTGGACGGAGATATCTACTTTGTCTCCTGGGACTCAGAATTAATTCCGCATCACCAGAGACAACCTATGGATTACACGCCTGCCCCAAGTGAGAGGTTAGATCATGATGTCACAATTGAG GAAGTGGAGGAGTACTTTGTAAATTACATACTTAATGACAGCCTTGGAATTATTGCCAATGCCCACACCGTCTTTGCAGATAGTCAGCCTGAAAAGGCCA TGCCTGAATGTTTAGACCTTGCCAGACTTTTCTCTATTGCGGTTGACTTCCCAAAAACTGGTGTACCTGCTGTGATACCTCCTAATCTGTATGTCAAGGAATACCCAGACTTCATGGAGAAGCTTGACAAGTCCAGCTACCCATCCAATAACGTGATTGGAAAGCTTTTCCGGGAAGTCAAAGAGGAAGCATATGCATCAAGCTCTATTCGGAAGTTCACACTGGAAATGGCGAGGCAATCTTATGACCCAGAGATGGAAGTGGACGGATTTGAGGATTATGTCGATGACGCTTTCTATCACAAGGGTAATTATGATTACAAGCTGGGGAATCTGATGGAGTATTATGGGATTGACACAGAGGCTGAAATACTTAGTGGCTGCATAATAAAAATGTCCAAATCTTTCACCAAGAGGAGGGACGCTGAATCCATCACTATGGCAGTAAAATCCCTGAGAAAGGAAGCTCGGACCTGGTTTAATGATAAGGGAAGTGGTTCGTATTCTGAGCCCGTTGATGAATATGCAAAAGCATCTGCGTGGTATCATGTCACGTATCATCCGGAGTATTGGGGTTGCTACAACGAGGGTTTAAAACGAGATCATTATCTTAGCTTTCCTTGGTGTGTATATGATAAACTAATCCAAATTAAGAAGGAAAAACGAGGTAGGATGACTGCTCGTAAGTCCACTCTTGAAGACTACTTCACCCGATTGCGTCTGAATTGA